In Fusarium fujikuroi IMI 58289 draft genome, chromosome FFUJ_chr08, one genomic interval encodes:
- a CDS encoding putative protein — MVSAAWKAIDDITYWDSEGSQHARNVSDDQRATLNQYLVEGYQVVAYQGSLPFLVMECDGGPPDNPPFSVAGAIAIWRDANDCFLRPLVGDFAIGDEIEVEDDIIDQIVWMEIPSKDIILYLANLWPDCQAITFLWTTLVVELPLVSEEHHSVRLQVLPGDLEGSLYGCCYKLMYNNGPLPNAEITRESELNLDPEQLFRPANHKFGDLFLVDYASGVAQTVCYFGRRFTFGWKRDTPHDFETRTSQSEYSVHGVKYIAFEQAAFVTNAPETATGCATVPLRSRSESLRQRQPQQSAVQECGILYMADEQLRSSSRIDTFIMYADSYDPKIDEQT; from the coding sequence ATGGTGTCGGCCGCATGGAAAGCCATTGACGACATCACCTATTGGGACAGTGAAGGCTCCCAGCATGCCAGAAATGTCTCAGATGATCAGCGCGCTACTCTTAACCAGTATCTTGTGGAAGGATATCAAGTTGTCGCGTATCAAGGATCATTACCCTTTCTTGTTATGGAATGCGACGGCGGCCCGCCTGACAACCCACCGTTTTCTGTCGCTGGGGCCATTGCCATTTGGAGGGATGCCAATGACTGTTTCTTGAGGCCTCTCGTGGGAGATTTTGCAATTGGCGACGAAATTGAAGTCGAGGATGATATCATTGATCAGATTGTCTGGATGGAAATACCTTCCAAAGACATCATCCTTTATCTTGCCAACCTCTGGCCCGATTGTCAAGCCATCACTTTCCTATGGACAACGCTGGTAGTGGAGCTGCCACTTGTCAGCGAAGAGCATCATTCGGTACGGCTGCAAGTTCTCCCTGGGGATCTTGAAGGGTCTCTTTATGGGTGTTGTTACAAACTGATGTACAATAATGGTCCGTTACCAAACGCAGAGATCACACGCGAGTCAGAGCTCAACCTGGATCCCGAACAACTCTTCAGGCCCGCTAATCACAAATTTGGAGATCTGTTCCTTGTCGATTATGCCTCTGGAGTGGCACAAACAGTATGCTACTTTGGGCGACGATTCACTTTCGGCTGGAAAAGGGATACACCTCACGATTTTGAGACGAGAACCAGCCAAAGCGAGTACTCAGTCCATGGCGTCAAGTACATTGCTTTTGAACAAGCTGCCTTTGTGACAAACGCACCCGAAACCGCCACGGGCTGCGCGACCGTGCCTCTTCGATCTCGCAGCGAATCACTCAGACAGCGCCAGCCTCAACAGTCAGCTGTACAAGAATGCGGCATCCTCTACATGGCCGATGAACAATTGAGGAGCAGCAGCCGAATCGACACTTTCATCATGTATGCCGACTCTTATGATCCCAAGATTGATGAACAAACCTAA
- a CDS encoding related to acetylxylan esterase: MHSRPLISRSRQKFITGQCPFQIRFISTISNKVNQASVTIHSAQATPPNVVLRLMPLGGSVTYGVGSSDGNGYRKVLQDLLLTNGYKVCMVGSRKAGLMHNNENEGWRGYRLDQIESKARRSVASLKPNLFTINAGSNDCIQSHKLDAFGHRMESLLEYLWETSPLSTVVVSTLLVNADEQVNSRVQDINSCLRDLVVLEEAEQKRIVLADMYSTKGPKVENLVDGTHPNDDGYSKMAHIWFEAIQKARANGFFHE, encoded by the coding sequence ATGCATTCCCGACCATTGATATCTCGGTCCCGCCAGAAGTTCATTACCGGGCAATGCCCTTTTCAAATTCGCTTCATCTCCACAATTAGCAACAAGGTGAACCAGGCATCAGTCACCATTCACAGCGCACAGGCAACGCCCCCGAATGTTGTGTTACGTCTGATGCCGCTAGGAGGGTCAGTAACATATGGCGTCGGATCCTCGGATGGAAATGGATACAGAAAGGTTTTGCAAGATCTTCTGCTTACCAATGGCTACAAAGTCTGTATGGTCGGTTCGCGCAAGGCCGGGTTGATGCATAACAACGAAAATGAAGGATGGCGGGGCTATCGCCTTGATCAGATCGAAAGTAAAGCGAGACGATCAGTCGCAAGTCTCAAGCCGAACCTCTTCACAATCAACGCCGGATCCAATGACTGTATCCAGAGCCATAAGCTTGATGCTTTTGGGCACCGAATGGAAAGTCTGCTTGAATATTTATGGGAGACCTCTCCCCTCTCTACCGTTGTCGTGTCAACGTTGCTGGTAAATGCGGATGAACAAGTCAACTCGCGAGTTCAGGACATCAACAGTTGTCTCCGTGACCTCGTGGTATTGGAGGAAGCCGAACAAAAAAGGATAGTTCTTGCAGATATGTACAGCACCAAAGGACCCAAAGTCGAAAATTTGGTGGATGGCACCCATCCCAACGATGACGGTTATAGCAAAATGGCGCATATCTGGTTTGAAGCCATTCAAAAAGCCCGCGCAAATGGCTTTTTTCATGAGTGA